The Humulus lupulus chromosome 4, drHumLupu1.1, whole genome shotgun sequence genome has a window encoding:
- the LOC133831517 gene encoding zeatin O-glucosyltransferase-like has protein sequence MATSQDQLSSVIVLMVPFLAQSHLNQLLQLSHVVSSYNIPVHYVSSALHNSQVKSRAPNPLHHLAKIHFHDFPTPHFVSPQPTKTASNFPVHLMPALEASVHLRQPFSDLLTRLSTTARRVVVIHDSMMSYVVQDTASLAHNSETYVFHCISAISRVSFLRDAVGGGLEIGHELINQAKIPSWEGFLEPRFEAFADKQVPFMKANKSGHLYNACRLIESEFLDFIFEKELESDHNMKLWAIGPLDSLTIFKKNSLNSSDANSEKVYYLEWLEKQKPNSVLYISFGTTTFLEDGQIEEIAIGLEKSEVKFIWVLRDADRGDIFGDEQKVRGPQLPKWFEERVEGKGMVVREWVPQLEILGHPSTGGFMSHCGWNSCMESMSLGVPLIAWPMHSDQPMNAALVTEFVKVGLAVGELGNRDELVNSSTIEKVVKKLMSSDEGDEIRKRAKELGDELRKATAEGGVSRMEMDSLISHITR, from the coding sequence ATGGCGACTTCTCAAGATCAGTTGTCATCAGTTATAGTGTTAATGGTACCATTCCTAGCTCAAAGCCACCTCAACCAACTGCTTCAGCTCTCCCATGTCGTCTCCTCATACAACATCCCAGTCCACTACGTTAGCTCAGCTCTTCACAATTCCCAGGTCAAGTCTCGAGCTCCAAACCCTCTTCACCACTTAGCCAAAATCCATTTTCATGACTTCCCAACTCCACACTTTGTCTCTCCTCAGCCCACCAAGACTGCTAGCAACTTCCCTGTACATCTCATGCCTGCACTTGAAGCTTCTGTTCACCTTCGCCAGCCCTTCTCAGATCTCCTCACTAGGCTCTCAACGACAGCCAGAAGAGTAGTTGTTATTCATGATTCCATGATGAGCTATGTCGTTCAAGACACTGCTTCTCTAGCACACAACTCGGAAACTTACGTTTTCCATTGTATCTCTGCTATTTCTAGAGTTTCCTTCCTCCGAGACGCCGTGGGAGGAGGCTTGGAGATTGGTCATGAGCTGATAAATCAGGCCAAGATTCCTTCTTGGGAAGGTTTTTTAGAACCGAGGTTTGAGGCTTTCGCAGATAAACAAGTTCCGTTTATGAAAGCCAACAAATCTGGTCATCTTTACAACGCTTGTAGACTTATTGAAAGTGAGTTTCTTGATTTCATTTTCGAGAAAGAGCTCGAAAGTGATCATAACATGAAGCTTTGGGCAATTGGGCCTTTAGATTCTTTAACAATCTTCAAGAAAAACTCACTCAACTCCAGCGATGCCAATTCAGAGAAAGTTTATTACTTAGAGTGGCTTGAAAAACAGAAACCCAACTCTGTTTTGTACATCTCTTTTGGAACCACAACTTTCTTGGAAGACGGACAGATTGAAGAAATAGCAATTGGGTTGGAGAAAAGTGAAGTCAAATTCATCTGGGTTTTGAGAGATGCAGACAGAGGAGACATTTTTGGTGATGAACAGAAAGTTAGAGGACCTCAGCTTCCAAAATGGTTCGAAGAAAGAGTGGAAGGAAAGGGAATGGTGGTGAGGGAATGGGTGCCCCAGTTGGAGATTTTGGGGCACCCATCAACAGGTGGGTTCATGAGTCATTGTGGGTGGAACTCATGCATGGAGAGTATGAGCCTGGGAGTGCCCTTGATAGCTTGGCCGATGCACTCAGATCAGCCCATGAATGCTGCTTTAGTGACAGAGTTTGTTAAAGTTGGTTTGGCTGTTGGGGAATTGGGAAACAGAGATGAGTTAGTGAATTCATCTACGATTGAGAAAGTTGTGAAGAAATTAATGAGTTCTGATGAAGGAGATGAGATTAGGAAAAGAGCTAAGGAATTGGGTGATGAGTTGAGAAAGGCTACTGCTGAAGGAGGAGTTTCTCGGATGGAAATGGATTCACTCATTTCTCACATCACTAGATAG
- the LOC133831518 gene encoding zeatin O-xylosyltransferase-like, giving the protein MATSQDQLSSVIVLMVPFPAQSHLNQLLQLSHVVSSYNIPVHYVSSALHNSQIKSRAPNPLHHLAKIHFHDFPTPHFVSPQPTKTADNFPIHLVPAFEASVHLRQPFSDLLTRLSTTAERVVIIHDFLMSYVVQDSDSLAPNSETYVFHCVSAISRVSFIRDAAGGGLGTDHESQLKIPSWTRSFDPRFDALLAKQIPFMRANKSAHLYNACRLIESEFLDFIYEKELESDDNMKLWAVGPLDTVTICKKSPLNNSINGDSEQVYYLEWLERQKPNSVLYISFGTTTFLEDRQIEEIAIGLEKSEVNFFWVLRDADRGDIFGDEQKVGGPQLPKGFEERVEGKGMVVREWVPQLEILGHPSTGGFMSHCGWNSCMESMSLGVPLIAWPMHSDQPMNAAFVTEFVKVGLAVGELGNRDELVNSSTIEKVVKKLMSFDEGNEIRKRAKELGDELRKATAEGGVSRMEMDSLISHITR; this is encoded by the coding sequence ATGGCGACTTCTCAAGATCAGTTGTCATCAGTTATAGTGTTAATGGTACCATTCCCAGCTCAAAGCCACCTCAACCAACTGCTTCAGCTCTCCCATGTCGTCTCCTCATACAACATCCCAGTCCACTACGTTAGCTCAGCTCTTCACAACTCCCAGATCAAGTCTCGAGCTCCAAACCCTCTTCACCACTTAGCCAAAATCCATTTTCATGACTTCCCAACTCCACACTTTGTCTCTCCTCAGCCCACCAAGACTGCTGACAACTTCCCTATACATCTCGTACCCGCATTTGAAGCCTCTGTCCACCTTCGCCAACCCTTCTCAGATCTCCTCACAAGGCTCTCAACGACAGCCGAAAGAGTTGTTATTATCCATGATTTTTTGATGAGCTATGTTGTTCAAGACTCTGATTCTCTAGCGCCCAACTCGGAAACTTATGTTTTCCACTGCGTCTCCGCTATTTCTAGAGTTTCCTTCATCCGAGACGCCGCGGGAGGAGGCTTGGGAACTGATCATGAGAGTCAGCTCAAGATTCCTTCTTGGACAAGGAGTTTTGATCCAAGGTTTGATGCCTTACTAGCTAAACAAATTCCGTTCATGAGAGCCAACAAATCTGCCCATCTTTACAACGCTTGTAGGCTTATTGAAAGCGAGTTTCTCGATTTCATTTACGAGAAAGAGCTAGAAAGTGATGACAATATGAAGCTTTGGGCAGTTGGGCCTTTAGACACTGTAACAATCTGCAAGAAGAGCCCACTCAATAACTCCATCAATGGCGATTCAGAACAAGTTTATTACTTAGAGTGGCTGGAAAGACAGAAACCCAACTCCGTTTTGTACATCTCTTTTGGAACCACGACTTTCTTAGAAGACAGACAGATTGAAGAAATAGCAATTGGGTTGGAGAAAAGTGAAGTGAACTTTTTCTGGGTTTTGAGAGATGCAGACAGAGGAGACATTTTTGGTGATGAACAGAAAGTTGGAGGACCTCAGCTTCCAAAAGGGTTCGAAGAAAGAGTGGAAGGAAAGGGAATGGTGGTGAGGGAATGGGTGCCCCAGTTGGAGATTTTGGGGCACCCATCAACAGGTGGGTTCATGAGTCATTGTGGGTGGAACTCATGCATGGAGAGTATGAGCCTGGGAGTGCCCTTGATAGCTTGGCCGATGCACTCAGATCAGCCCATGAATGCTGCTTTTGTCACTGAGTTTGTTAAAGTTGGTTTGGCTGTTGGGGAATTGGGAAACAGAGATGAGTTAGTGAATTCATCTACGATTGAGAAAGTTGTGAAGAAATTAATGAGTTTTGATGAAGGAAATGAGATTAGGAAAAGAGCTAAGGAATTGGGTGATGAGTTGAGAAAGGCTACTGCTGAAGGAGGAGTTTCTCGGATGGAAATGGATTCACTCATTTCTCACATCACTAGATAG
- the LOC133831519 gene encoding zeatin O-glucosyltransferase-like has product MATSEDQLSSVIVLMVPLPAQSHLNQLLQLSHVVSSYNIPVHYVSSALHNSQVKSRAPNPLHHLAKIHFHDFPTPHFVSPQPTKTASNFPVHLMPALEASVHLRQPFSDLLARLSTTAKRVVVIHDSMMSYVVQDTASLAHNSETYVFHCISAISRVSFLRDAVGGGLEIGHELINQAKIPSWEGFLDPRFDAFADKQVPFMKANKSGHLYNACRLIESEFLDFIFEKELESDHNMKLWAIGPLDSVTIFKKNSLNSSDGNSEKVYYLEWLEKQKPNSVLYISFGTTTFLEDRQIEEIAIGLDKSEVKFIWVLRDADRGDIFGDEQKVRGPQLPKWFEERVEGKGMVVREWVPQLEILGHPSTGGFMSHCGWNSCMESMSLGVPLIAWPMHSDQPMNAAFVTEFVKVGLAVGELGNRDELVNSSTIEKVVKKLMSSDEGDEIRKRAKELGDELRKATAEGGVSRMEMDSLISHITR; this is encoded by the coding sequence ATGGCGACTTCTGAAGATCAGCTGTCATCAGTTATAGTGTTAATGGTACCATTGCCAGCTCAAAGCCACCTCAACCAACTGCTTCAGCTCTCCCATGTCGTCTCCTCATACAACATCCCAGTCCACTACGTTAGCTCAGCTCTTCACAACTCCCAGGTCAAGTCTCGAGCTCCAAACCCTCTTCACCACTTAGCCAAAATCCATTTTCATGACTTCCCAACTCCACACTTTGTCTCTCCTCAGCCCACCAAGACTGCTAGCAACTTCCCTGTACATCTCATGCCTGCACTTGAAGCTTCTGTTCACCTTCGCCAGCCCTTCTCAGATCTCCTCGCTAGGCTCTCAACGACAGCCAAAAGAGTTGTTGTTATTCATGATTCCATGATGAGCTATGTCGTTCAAGACACTGCTTCTCTAGCACACAACTCGGAAACTTACGTTTTCCATTGTATCTCTGCTATTTCTAGAGTTTCCTTCCTCCGAGACGCCGTGGGAGGAGGCTTGGAGATTGGTCATGAGCTGATAAATCAGGCCAAGATTCCTTCTTGGGAAGGATTTTTAGATCCGAGGTTCGACGCTTTCGCAGATAAACAAGTTCCGTTTATGAAAGCCAACAAATCTGGTCATCTTTACAACGCTTGTAGGCTTATTGAAAGTGAGTTTCTTGATTTCATTTTCGAGAAAGAGCTCGAAAGTGATCATAACATGAAGCTTTGGGCAATTGGGCCTTTAGATTCTGTAACAATCTTCAAGAAAAACTCACTCAACTCCAGCGATGGCAATTCAGAGAAAGTTTATTACTTAGAGTGGCTTGAAAAACAGAAACCTAACTCTGTTTTGTACATCTCTTTTGGAACCACAACTTTCTTGGAAGACAGACAGATTGAAGAAATAGCAATTGGGTTGGACAAAAGTGAAGTCAAATTCATCTGGGTTTTGAGAGATGCAGACAGAGGAGACATTTTTGGTGATGAACAGAAAGTTAGAGGACCTCAGCTTCCAAAATGGTTCGAAGAAAGAGTGGAAGGAAAGGGAATGGTGGTGAGGGAATGGGTGCCCCAGTTGGAGATTTTGGGGCACCCATCAACAGGTGGGTTCATGAGTCATTGTGGGTGGAACTCATGCATGGAGAGTATGAGCCTGGGAGTGCCCTTGATAGCTTGGCCGATGCACTCAGATCAGCCCATGAATGCTGCTTTTGTCACTGAGTTTGTTAAAGTTGGTTTGGCTGTTGGGGAATTGGGAAACAGAGATGAGCTAGTGAATTCATCTACGATTGAGAAAGTTGTGAAGAAATTAATGAGTTCTGATGAAGGAGATGAGATTAGGAAAAGAGCTAAGGAATTGGGTGATGAGTTGAGAAAGGCTACTGCTGAAGGAGGAGTTTCTCGGATGGAAATGGATTCACTCATTTCTCACATCACTAGATAG